Sequence from the Mycobacterium florentinum genome:
CCACGGTCCCGGTGACGGTCCCACCGGCTTGACCGACGATCTTCGAGACCGCGGCGACGTCGTCGTCCTTGGCGTCCGGGGTGCGGAACACGACGATCGCTTTGCCGGCCAGCCCGTCGTGGACGATCCGGCCCATCAGCTGGTTGTCGAAATTGTTTGCCGCGCTGAGCTTTTCGTTGAGGACGTTCTTCTGGTCGTTGAGCCCGTTGATCTGCGTGTAGAGGTCGCGCTTCTCGTCGCGCAGGCTGGACAGCAGGGTGTCGGACAAGAAGCCCGAGCCCAGCACGACACCGACGGCCAACGCGAGAAAGACCGCGGCCAGCGAGAAGGCATGTTGGCGTAACGAGATCATGAGCACACGTCCTTAAGGCCGACTACGTGATCAAGTGCTGAATCCACACGGAGAAGTGATTCCAGTAGTCGGTGGCCCAGTGCAGCACCACGCCGTCGGTGCGCGACACCCACAGCGCGACGATGACGGCGATCAGCATCGTCAGTGCGAGCAGCGCGATGGCGCCACCTGAGATGTGGTTGCGGTACAGCGTGGCGACCGCCTTGGCGTCGACCACCTTCTCCCCGACCCGAAGCCTGGTCAGGAACGTCGACGGGTTGCTCTGGGTGCGCGTCCGGTCGAAAAACGTCTCGATGTTGGCGGTGTGACCGGCCGTCACCAGCAGCGCCGCGCCGTGGTGGTCGGCCAGCAGCAGAGCCAGGTCGACGGCCGAACCCGCGGCGGGGAACGTCATCGCGCCGACTCCGAGGTCCTGGATCCGCTCCAGCCCGGGCGCGTGGCCGTCGGCGTCGGCCGGCAACACGACGTGGGCGCCGCACTTGAGAGCGTCGGTGCTGATCTGCTCGGGGTCGCCGACGATGAGCTGCGGACGATAGCCCGCCTTGCGCAGCACGTCGGCGCCGGTGCCCACACCGATCAGGACCGGCTGGTACTCCTTGATGAACGGCTTCAGCGAGCGCAGATCGTCGGCGGCGCTGTCCTCGTCGGCGACGATCACCACGTGGCGACGACGCATGTCGAGGTCGACGTCCGGAATCCCGATACCGTCGATCAGCAGCGGGCTCTCGCTCTTGATGAACTCAATTGTGTTGCCGGCGAACGCCTCCAGATGGGCGGCCAGGCCGCTCTTGGCCTCGCGCATCAGGTCGGCGATGTCGTGGTCGGTGCGCTCGGTGCCGCGGCTCAGCCGCCGTTCGCCTGCGTACACCCCGCCTTCATGCAGGCGAATCTTGGCGCCGTCCTTGACCTTCTTGAAGATGTCCGGTCCGGTCTCGTCGATCAGCGTGACGCCGTTGTTGACCAATACTTCCGGGCCCATGTTCGGGTAACGGCCGGAGACCGACGGCGATGCGTTGACCACGGCGGCGATGTCGGCCTCCACCAGCGCCTCGGCGGTGATGCGGTCCAGGTCCAGGACGTCGAGCACGACAATGTCACCCGGGCAGACCCTACGCAGCAGGCGGTCGATATTGCGATCCACCCGTGCGGTGCCGGTTAGACCCGGCCGGGAAGCATTACGTGTAAGCAGCCCTGACATCTTCATGGGGGGATTCTGTCCGCGATGCGCGGCGGAGGGGTGGAGGCGCGCCGTAACATCCGCCCCAGAAGTTATCTAGAGTCACATCTGTAACAGACGGATCCCGGGATGGTCTCGAACGTCGACTTGTCGGGCAGATTGGGGCCTTAACCCCGCAACAAGTCGACGCTCGGCGGTAGGCAGCGTCAGATCTTGTCGTTCTGGGCTCCGTCGAGGAGTTCGCGGGCGTGGGCCCGGCCGCTGTCGGATTCACCCAGGCCGGCCAGCATCCGCGCCAGCTCCGCGACCCGCTCGTCGTCGGTCACCCGCCGTACCACGCTGGTCCCCCGCGGCCCGGCCGGGTGCACGACCAGGTGCACGTCGGCGTAGGCCGCGACCTGAGGCAAGTGGGTCACCACGATGACCTGGTGGGTGCGCGCCAACCGCGCCAGCCGCCGCCCGATCTGGACGGCCGCCCGGCCGCCAACGCCGGCGTCGACCTCGTCGAACACCATCGTGGTGCCCGCGGCAGACGCGGCCAACACCACTTCCAGCGCCAGCATCACCCGGGACAGCTCGCCGCCCGACGCGCTCTTGGCCAGCGGCAGCACCGTCATGCCGCGGTGCGCGGCGAAGCCGAACTCGACCTGGTCGACACCGTCGCCGCCCGCACGCGCCAGCTCGCCGGAGGGCAGCATGAGTGCGGCCGGCTCGTCCTTCTCGGCGGCGACGTCGATGCTCACCTCGATGGTGAATTCTGCGTCGGCCATCGCCAGCCCGGATAGCTCCGTCGTCACTTCTTTCGCCAGCTTTTTCGCGGCCTTGCGGCGACACTTGCTGAGATCGACCGCGGCTTCGCCCAATTCACCGGCCAGCTCGTCGGCGCGGCGCTGCAGTGCGGCCAGCCCCTCCTCGGAGACGTCGAGTTGCGCGAGCCGCTCGCGGGATTCGGCGGCCCACCGCAGCACGCCGTCGACATCCGCGGCGTACTTGCGGGTCAGCGTGCGCAGCTCGGCCTGGCGGGCCAGCTTGGACTCCAGCGCGCTGGCATCGACCGGTAAATCTTCCAAATAGCCGCCGAGTTCCTGGGCGGCGTCGTCGACCACGGTCTGCGCCTCACGGACCTGCTGGGCCAGCGCCTGCAACTTGGCGTCATCGGTGGATTCCAGTGCGGCCCTTGCCCGCCCGAGGGTGTCGGCGGCGCTACCGCCCGACACGTCCTCGGTGGATAGCGCCGCACGAGCGGTGGCCGCGGCCTCGCGCAACGTGTCCAGCTCGGAGAGCCGCACGATGTCGGCGACCAGGGCGTCGTCTTCACCGGGTTGCGGGTCCACCGCATCGATCTCGTTGAGCGCGAAACTCAGCCGGTCGGCCTCGAGGGCGAGTTCGCGCATGCGGTTGCGGCGGTCGAACAGGTCGCGCCGCGCCGACAGCCAGGCGTCGCGCAGTTTGCGGTAGCGCTCGAGCGCGGGACCGGCCTTCGCGAATCGGTCCAGCGCGCCGCGCTGTTCCTCGGGCCGCATCAGCCGCAGCTGGTCGTTCTGCCCGTGCAGGGTCAGCAGCCCGGTCGTGAAGTCGCCCAACGACTTCGCGGGCACGCTGCGACCGCCGAGATAGGCCCGCGACGGTCCGTCGCGGCTGACCGAACGCAGCGCGATCACGCTGCCGTCCTCGTCGCGCTCCCCGCCCGACGCGTCCAGCATCTCGTCCAGTTGTGCGATCGCTGCGTCATCGAGATCTGTTGTGGTGAAACGACCTTCGACGACGGCGCGCTCTGCGCCCGAGCGCACCCGGTTCGCATCGGCGCGGGCACCGCCGAGCAGATGCAGCCCCGTCACCACCATGGTCTTGCCGGTGCCGGTCTCACCGGTCAGTACCGTCAGGCCGCGGTCGAACTCCCCGACCGCAGAGCTGATCGCACCCAGTGACTCGATGCGGATTTCGGTCAGCATGGCGTCAGCACCGCTGCGGCGCCCTTACTTTCCGCGCCAACCGGTCACGGGCAGCCGGAACTTACGCACCAGCCGGTCGGTGAACGGCGCGCTGTCCAGCCGGGCCCACTTCACCGCGGTGCCACAACGTTTCACCTCGAGCCGTCCGCCGGCGGGTAGCACCATTTCGCGGCGGCCGTCGCAGAACACCAGGGCGTCGTTGCCGCTCGCCTCGATCTCGATCGCGATCGTGGCGTCCGGGCTGGTGACCATCGGCCGGCCGAACAGTGCGTGAGCGTTGTTGGGCACCACCAGGATTGCCTCGAGGTCCGGCCAGAGCACCGGGCCACCGGCGGAGAACGCGTAGGCCGTCGAACCGGTCGGGGTCGACACCAGTATTCCGTCGCAGCCGAAGGTCGACACCGGTCGTCCCTCGATTTCGACGACCACGCCCAGCACGCCGAGCCGCGGACCCTTTTCCAGGCTGGCCTCGTTGAGCGCCCACCCCTGATCGATCACCTGCCCGCGGTGGCGCACCGCGACGTCGAGCGTCAGGCGTTCCTCCACCCGATAGTCCTGGGCGACCACATGTTCCAGCACCCGGTCGATGGCCTCCGCCTCGGCCTCGGCCAGAAAGCCGATGCGGCCCAGGTTGACGCCCAGCACCGGAATACCGGCGTTGCGGGCGAGTTCGGCCGCGCGCAGGAAGGTGCCGTCGCCCCCGAGCACCAGCACCAGCTCGCAACCCTCCGCGGCGGATGGTTCGGCGTCGACCACCTCGATTTCGACACCCATGGCCCGCACGTCGTCGGGAGACAGCGGCAGCGGCCCCCGGTCGACCGCCTCTGCGGACAACACGCGGAGCGCAATACCGTTGTCGCTCAACACTTTCTGAACCCGGCGCGCGGTCTCGGTCGCTTCCTCACGTCCGGTGTGCACGACCAGCAGGATGGTGCGTTCGACGGTCATTGCGGGCCCTCGCCCACCGCGCGCCGCACCGCATCGCCCAGCCCGTCGCCCGTCAGCGCCCGATCGGTGTCGGCGCGCAGCCACAGGAAGTACTCAACATTGCCCGACGGCCCCGGCAGCGGACTGGCCGTGACGTCGACGGTGTGCCAGCCGAGTTCGCCGGCGCGTCCCGCGACGGCCAGCACCGAATCGGCGCGCAACCCGGTGTCGTGGACAACCCCGCCGGCACCGACCTGGCCCTTCCCCACCTCAAACTGCGGCTTCACCATGGGAACGATATCCGCGCCGGGGTTGGCGCAACCAGCCAGCGCGGGCAACACGGTGGCCAGCGAGATAAACGACAGGTCAGCCACCACCAGGTCGACGCGCCCGCCGATCGCCTCGGGCGACAGGTCACGAACGTTGGTCCGCTCGACGACAATCACCCGCGAATCCGACCGCAGCGACCAGGCCAACTGGCCGTAGCCCACGTCGGCGGCCACCACCTCGACCGCGCCGCGATCCAGCAGGACTTCGGTGAAGCCGCCGGTCGATGCGCCGGCGTCCAGGCAGCGACGGCCCTCGACGGGGATCTCGAAGGCGTCGAGCGCGCCGATCAGCTTGTGCGCCCCCCGCGACACCCAGCGGCGCTCGCCGTCGTCGGCCACGGTCAGGGCCGCGCTGGCCGCGACGGCGGTGCCGGGCTTGACCGCGGGCATGCCGTCGATGCTGACCTTGCCGGCGCCGATCAACTCGGCGGCCTGCTGACGGGATCGGGCAAGGCCGCGCCGCACCAGCTCCGCGTCAACGCGGGCGCGTCGTGCCATGCCCGCACTCAGCCCTTCTCCGCCGACTCCAGCGCGGCCAGCAGCAAGTCATGCGCTTCGGAAAGCCGCCGTGCGATGTCTTCGAGCTCGGCGAGCTCAAATTTCCGACACCCCGTTTCCCGGTTCTCCGGGTCGGCCGGGTCGGGCAACTGCGCCAGCAGGTTGTCGATGTCGGCGCGAATCTGTTCAGGATCGATATTCATTGCGGTTCTACGGTAGTCACCCGCTAGTCCCCATGCACGAGAGACCAGCGCTCGAGCGCGTCGCGGGCCCGGTCGTCGGCGGCCCGGATGCGCGCCGGCCGGCCCTGGGAATCGGAGTAGTTGCCGCCCCACACCGCGCTGGCGACCGCGCGCACGATCGACAGCCCGTCCCCTTCGTCGGCGCCGTTGCCGCGGACCGTGAGGCTGTCGGCGTCGACGTCGACCGTCCAGCCGGGCTGCGGCCCCACCGCGAGCGCGCTGCCGTCCTGGTACAGCGCGCGCAGGTCATGGCCGATGTAGGTGGGCCGCTGCGCGGGTATGGCGTACACCGCGTCGCGCGCGCTGCTCACCCCGGTCAGCACCATCAGGCTGGGGAACTTCGCGGCGTTGGCGCCCTCGATGTCGGTGTCGAGCCGGTCGCCGATCACCAGCGGCGCTCGGTAGTCGCCGCGGGCGACCGCATCGTTGAGCAGTGTCGGGGCGGGCTTTCCGGCCACCTTGGGTTCGGCGCCGGTCGCGGCCCGCAGCGCGGCGACCAGGGATCCGTTGCCGGGCAGCAGACCCCGCTCGGTGGGCAGCGTGGGGTCGACGTTGGCCGCCACCCACAACGCACCGGCCCGGATGGCCAGTGCGGCTTCGGCGAGATCGGGCCAGCCGATCGTCATCGAGAGGCCCTGGACGACGGCGACGGGGTTGTCGTCGTAGCGACGCACCGGGCGCAGTCCGACGGCGGCGATTTCGTTGGCCAGCGAATCGGTGCCGACGATCAGCACGGGTGAATCCGGCGGCAGCTCACCGGAAAGCAGGTGCGCGGCACTTTGGGCGCTGGTGACGACGTCGTCGCCGGTGGCGGTGAAGCCGAGGTCGCGCAGGTGGGTGGCTACTTCGTCGGCGCTGCGGGAGGCGTTGTTGGTGACGAACAGCTTGCGGCTGCCGACTTCGTCGAGCGTCTGCACCGCGCCGTCGGTGGCACGGTGACCGCGAAACACCGTCCCGTCCAAATCGATGAGTAGGCAATCATGTTCCTGCACAATGCCTTTCACGCTCATTCTGCCGAGCCCAGCTC
This genomic interval carries:
- the steA gene encoding putative cytokinetic ring protein SteA: MKMSGLLTRNASRPGLTGTARVDRNIDRLLRRVCPGDIVVLDVLDLDRITAEALVEADIAAVVNASPSVSGRYPNMGPEVLVNNGVTLIDETGPDIFKKVKDGAKIRLHEGGVYAGERRLSRGTERTDHDIADLMREAKSGLAAHLEAFAGNTIEFIKSESPLLIDGIGIPDVDLDMRRRHVVIVADEDSAADDLRSLKPFIKEYQPVLIGVGTGADVLRKAGYRPQLIVGDPEQISTDALKCGAHVVLPADADGHAPGLERIQDLGVGAMTFPAAGSAVDLALLLADHHGAALLVTAGHTANIETFFDRTRTQSNPSTFLTRLRVGEKVVDAKAVATLYRNHISGGAIALLALTMLIAVIVALWVSRTDGVVLHWATDYWNHFSVWIQHLIT
- a CDS encoding NAD kinase produces the protein MTVERTILLVVHTGREEATETARRVQKVLSDNGIALRVLSAEAVDRGPLPLSPDDVRAMGVEIEVVDAEPSAAEGCELVLVLGGDGTFLRAAELARNAGIPVLGVNLGRIGFLAEAEAEAIDRVLEHVVAQDYRVEERLTLDVAVRHRGQVIDQGWALNEASLEKGPRLGVLGVVVEIEGRPVSTFGCDGILVSTPTGSTAYAFSAGGPVLWPDLEAILVVPNNAHALFGRPMVTSPDATIAIEIEASGNDALVFCDGRREMVLPAGGRLEVKRCGTAVKWARLDSAPFTDRLVRKFRLPVTGWRGK
- a CDS encoding HAD-IIA family hydrolase is translated as MKGIVQEHDCLLIDLDGTVFRGHRATDGAVQTLDEVGSRKLFVTNNASRSADEVATHLRDLGFTATGDDVVTSAQSAAHLLSGELPPDSPVLIVGTDSLANEIAAVGLRPVRRYDDNPVAVVQGLSMTIGWPDLAEAALAIRAGALWVAANVDPTLPTERGLLPGNGSLVAALRAATGAEPKVAGKPAPTLLNDAVARGDYRAPLVIGDRLDTDIEGANAAKFPSLMVLTGVSSARDAVYAIPAQRPTYIGHDLRALYQDGSALAVGPQPGWTVDVDADSLTVRGNGADEGDGLSIVRAVASAVWGGNYSDSQGRPARIRAADDRARDALERWSLVHGD
- the recN gene encoding DNA repair protein RecN → MLTEIRIESLGAISSAVGEFDRGLTVLTGETGTGKTMVVTGLHLLGGARADANRVRSGAERAVVEGRFTTTDLDDAAIAQLDEMLDASGGERDEDGSVIALRSVSRDGPSRAYLGGRSVPAKSLGDFTTGLLTLHGQNDQLRLMRPEEQRGALDRFAKAGPALERYRKLRDAWLSARRDLFDRRNRMRELALEADRLSFALNEIDAVDPQPGEDDALVADIVRLSELDTLREAAATARAALSTEDVSGGSAADTLGRARAALESTDDAKLQALAQQVREAQTVVDDAAQELGGYLEDLPVDASALESKLARQAELRTLTRKYAADVDGVLRWAAESRERLAQLDVSEEGLAALQRRADELAGELGEAAVDLSKCRRKAAKKLAKEVTTELSGLAMADAEFTIEVSIDVAAEKDEPAALMLPSGELARAGGDGVDQVEFGFAAHRGMTVLPLAKSASGGELSRVMLALEVVLAASAAGTTMVFDEVDAGVGGRAAVQIGRRLARLARTHQVIVVTHLPQVAAYADVHLVVHPAGPRGTSVVRRVTDDERVAELARMLAGLGESDSGRAHARELLDGAQNDKI
- a CDS encoding TlyA family RNA methyltransferase — its product is MARRARVDAELVRRGLARSRQQAAELIGAGKVSIDGMPAVKPGTAVAASAALTVADDGERRWVSRGAHKLIGALDAFEIPVEGRRCLDAGASTGGFTEVLLDRGAVEVVAADVGYGQLAWSLRSDSRVIVVERTNVRDLSPEAIGGRVDLVVADLSFISLATVLPALAGCANPGADIVPMVKPQFEVGKGQVGAGGVVHDTGLRADSVLAVAGRAGELGWHTVDVTASPLPGPSGNVEYFLWLRADTDRALTGDGLGDAVRRAVGEGPQ